The proteins below come from a single Comamonas antarctica genomic window:
- the fdxH gene encoding formate dehydrogenase subunit beta, whose protein sequence is MSSTHSLDIKRRSATTTPSPSMREAHSGEVAKLIDVSKCIGCKACQTACMEWNDLRDDIGTAAAGVYDNPTDLTAASWTVMRFTEYENEATGNLEWLIRKDGCMHCEDPGCLKACPSPGAILQYSNGIVDFQQENCIGCGYCVTGCPFNIPRISKKDHKAYKCTLCSDRVAVGREPACVKTCPTGAIQFGTKQAMKEHAEHRIQDLNRRGYDKAGLYDPAGVGGTHVMYVLHHADKPSLYKGLPDDPRISPMVSLWKGVAKPLALAALGAAAVGSFFHYVTKGPHDVPAELEREEDRMEERLEQQALSQQMLDKEDAK, encoded by the coding sequence ATGTCTTCTACACACTCTCTCGATATCAAGCGCCGTTCGGCCACCACCACCCCCTCGCCCAGCATGCGTGAAGCGCATTCGGGCGAGGTGGCCAAGCTGATCGACGTCTCCAAGTGCATTGGCTGCAAGGCCTGCCAGACCGCCTGCATGGAATGGAACGACCTGCGCGACGACATCGGCACGGCAGCGGCGGGGGTCTATGACAACCCCACCGACCTGACGGCCGCGTCGTGGACCGTGATGCGTTTCACCGAGTACGAAAACGAGGCCACGGGCAACCTGGAATGGCTGATCCGCAAGGACGGCTGCATGCACTGCGAAGACCCGGGCTGCCTCAAGGCCTGCCCTTCGCCCGGCGCCATCCTGCAGTACAGCAACGGCATCGTCGACTTCCAGCAGGAGAACTGCATTGGCTGCGGCTACTGCGTGACCGGCTGCCCGTTCAACATCCCGCGCATCTCGAAGAAGGACCACAAGGCGTACAAGTGCACGCTGTGTTCCGACCGCGTCGCCGTGGGACGCGAGCCGGCCTGCGTGAAGACCTGCCCGACCGGAGCCATCCAGTTCGGCACCAAGCAGGCGATGAAGGAGCACGCCGAGCACCGCATCCAGGACCTGAACCGCCGCGGCTATGACAAGGCCGGCCTGTACGACCCCGCCGGCGTGGGCGGCACGCACGTCATGTATGTGCTGCACCATGCCGACAAGCCCTCGCTCTACAAGGGCCTGCCGGATGATCCCAGGATCAGCCCGATGGTCTCGCTGTGGAAGGGCGTGGCCAAGCCGCTGGCACTCGCAGCGCTGGGCGCGGCCGCCGTGGGCAGCTTCTTCCACTACGTGACCAAGGGCCCGCACGACGTGCCCGCGGAACTCGAGCGCGAGGAAGACCGCATGGAAGAACGGCTGGAGCAGCAAGCGCTGAGCCAACAGATGCTCGACAAGGAGGACGCAAAATGA
- the fdnG gene encoding formate dehydrogenase-N subunit alpha — protein sequence MVQFSRRQFMKVTGSSLAASSLAVMGFSPTAALAEVRQFKLAATTVTRQTCTYCSVGCGILMYSLSDGAKNAKLSVIHVEGDPDHPVNRGTLCPKGASLLDFVHSPHRLKYPEYRAPGSNEWKRMSWDEALTRITKLLKDDRDANFVERNDKGQTVNRWLTTGMLAASASSNEAGYITHKVARSWGLLALDNQARVUHGPTVAGLAPTFGRGAMTNHWVDIKNADVILIMGGNAAEAHPCGFKWVTEAKEHNNAHFMVVDPRFNRSASVADFYAPIRSGSDIVFLGGVINYLLTNNKIHHEYVRNYTDFTYIVREDFAFDEGIFAGYDPEKRAYDKTSWDYELDADGYVKTDPTLEHPRCVYQWLKRHYAGYTAEKVESICGTPQAKFLHVCEQFASTAESGRVATILYALGWTQHTTGAQILRTGAMIQLLLGNIGVAGGGMNALRGHSNIQGLTDLGILSASLPGYLSLPNEAEQDYAKYLEARTPKPMRPGQMNYWSNTPKFHVSLMKAWYGPAATAENNWAFDYLPKLDRQYDMLQVFDMMNQGKINGYIAQGFNPLAALANSNNVRKGLSKLKFLVIMDPLVTETSEFWKNHGEFNDVDTASIQTEVFRLPTTCFAEEDGAVVSSSRVLQWHWKAAEPPGEAKTDIAIMSALHLRLKAAYAKDGGKFADPIANLYWPYAEAAHPTSEEVAKEYNGRALVDLYDPKDPTKLLRKAGEQLSSFGELRDDGSTLSGCWIWTGSWTTSGNQMARRDNSDPTGIGNTLNWAWAWPANRRVLYNRASCDLQGKAFNPNRKLVEWNGKAWGGADVPDMGLNMDPATVGPFIMNPEGVARFFSRKGMNEGPFPTHYEAFDNPLGYNPMYPNNKLAVINPAARILESTKGTDGTAAEYPHVGTTYRLTEHFHYWTKHVQLNNIVQPEQFVEIGEALAQELGIATGQQVRVTSKRGYVRAAAVVTKRLKPMKIEGKTVHHVGIPIHWGFASTGRKGHMANNLTASIGDGNSNTPESKTFLVKVEKA from the coding sequence ATGGTGCAATTTTCCAGACGCCAGTTCATGAAAGTGACTGGCTCCAGTCTGGCGGCATCCAGTCTCGCGGTCATGGGCTTCTCGCCCACGGCCGCGCTCGCTGAGGTGCGCCAGTTCAAGCTGGCCGCGACCACGGTCACGCGCCAGACCTGTACCTACTGCTCGGTAGGCTGCGGCATCCTGATGTATTCGCTCAGCGACGGCGCGAAGAATGCCAAGCTGTCGGTGATCCACGTCGAGGGTGACCCGGACCATCCGGTCAACCGCGGCACGCTGTGCCCCAAGGGGGCATCGCTGCTGGACTTCGTCCACAGCCCCCACCGCCTCAAGTACCCTGAGTACCGTGCTCCTGGCTCCAACGAGTGGAAGCGCATGTCCTGGGACGAGGCGCTGACGCGCATCACCAAGCTGCTCAAGGACGATCGCGACGCGAACTTCGTCGAGCGCAACGACAAGGGCCAGACCGTCAATCGCTGGCTCACCACCGGCATGCTGGCCGCCTCGGCCTCCAGCAATGAAGCCGGTTACATCACGCACAAAGTGGCCCGTTCCTGGGGCCTTCTTGCACTCGACAACCAAGCACGTGTCTGACACGGCCCGACGGTGGCAGGTCTTGCCCCGACGTTTGGCCGTGGAGCGATGACGAACCATTGGGTCGACATCAAGAACGCGGACGTTATTTTGATCATGGGCGGCAATGCCGCCGAAGCCCATCCCTGCGGCTTCAAATGGGTGACCGAGGCGAAGGAGCACAACAATGCGCACTTCATGGTGGTCGACCCGCGCTTCAACCGATCTGCATCGGTGGCCGATTTCTATGCCCCCATCCGGTCGGGCAGCGATATCGTGTTCCTTGGCGGCGTGATCAACTATCTGCTCACGAACAACAAGATCCACCACGAGTACGTCCGGAACTACACCGATTTCACCTACATCGTGCGCGAGGACTTTGCGTTCGACGAAGGCATCTTTGCGGGCTACGATCCGGAAAAGCGCGCCTACGACAAGACCTCGTGGGACTACGAGCTCGACGCCGACGGCTACGTCAAGACCGACCCGACGCTCGAGCATCCGCGCTGCGTCTACCAGTGGCTCAAGCGCCACTACGCGGGCTATACGGCGGAAAAAGTCGAGAGCATCTGCGGCACGCCCCAGGCGAAGTTCCTGCATGTCTGCGAGCAATTCGCGTCGACCGCCGAATCGGGCCGCGTGGCGACCATCCTGTACGCGCTCGGCTGGACCCAGCACACCACCGGCGCGCAGATCCTGCGCACCGGCGCGATGATCCAGCTGTTGCTGGGCAACATCGGCGTCGCGGGCGGCGGCATGAACGCACTGCGCGGGCACTCGAACATCCAGGGCCTCACCGACCTGGGCATCCTGTCGGCGAGCCTGCCTGGCTACCTGTCGCTGCCCAATGAGGCCGAGCAGGACTACGCCAAGTACCTCGAAGCGCGGACCCCGAAGCCGATGCGGCCCGGGCAGATGAACTACTGGTCGAACACGCCCAAGTTCCATGTGAGCCTGATGAAGGCCTGGTATGGACCGGCGGCGACGGCAGAGAACAACTGGGCCTTCGACTACCTGCCCAAGCTCGACCGCCAGTACGACATGCTCCAGGTCTTCGACATGATGAACCAGGGCAAGATCAACGGCTACATCGCGCAGGGCTTCAACCCGCTGGCGGCGCTGGCCAACAGCAACAACGTGCGCAAGGGGCTGTCCAAGCTCAAGTTCCTGGTCATCATGGACCCGCTGGTCACGGAGACATCCGAGTTCTGGAAGAACCACGGCGAGTTCAACGACGTTGACACCGCCTCCATCCAGACCGAGGTGTTCCGCCTGCCGACCACCTGCTTCGCCGAGGAAGATGGCGCAGTGGTGAGTTCCTCGCGCGTGCTGCAGTGGCACTGGAAGGCTGCCGAGCCGCCGGGCGAGGCCAAGACCGACATCGCCATCATGTCGGCGCTGCACCTGCGCCTGAAGGCCGCGTACGCCAAGGACGGCGGCAAGTTCGCCGACCCCATCGCCAACCTGTACTGGCCCTACGCCGAGGCGGCGCACCCGACCTCGGAAGAAGTCGCCAAGGAGTACAACGGACGCGCGCTGGTCGATCTGTACGATCCCAAGGATCCAACCAAGCTGCTGCGCAAGGCCGGCGAACAGCTGTCGAGCTTCGGCGAGCTGCGCGACGACGGCAGCACGCTCAGCGGCTGCTGGATCTGGACCGGCAGCTGGACGACATCGGGCAACCAGATGGCGCGCCGCGACAACTCCGACCCGACCGGCATCGGCAATACGCTGAACTGGGCCTGGGCCTGGCCGGCAAACCGCCGCGTGCTCTACAACCGCGCCTCGTGCGACCTGCAGGGCAAGGCCTTCAATCCGAACCGCAAGCTCGTCGAGTGGAACGGCAAGGCCTGGGGCGGCGCCGACGTGCCCGACATGGGGCTCAACATGGACCCGGCCACCGTGGGCCCGTTCATCATGAACCCCGAGGGCGTGGCGCGCTTCTTCTCGCGCAAGGGCATGAACGAAGGCCCGTTCCCGACGCACTACGAGGCGTTCGACAACCCGCTCGGCTACAACCCGATGTACCCGAACAACAAGCTCGCGGTCATCAACCCGGCGGCGCGGATCCTCGAGTCGACCAAGGGCACCGACGGCACCGCCGCCGAGTACCCGCACGTGGGCACGACCTACCGCCTGACCGAGCATTTCCACTACTGGACCAAGCATGTTCAGCTGAACAACATCGTTCAGCCCGAGCAGTTCGTCGAGATCGGGGAAGCGCTCGCGCAGGAGCTGGGCATCGCCACCGGGCAGCAGGTCAGGGTGACGTCCAAGCGCGGCTACGTGCGCGCCGCGGCCGTCGTGACCAAGCGCCTCAAGCCGATGAAGATCGAAGGCAAGACCGTGCACCATGTCGGCATCCCCATCCACTGGGGCTTTGCATCGACCGGGCGCAAGGGCCACATGGCCAACAATCTCACGGCATCGATTGGTGACGGCAACAGCAACACACCAGAATCCAAGACCTTCCTCGTGAAGGTGGAAAAGGCCTAA
- a CDS encoding AI-2E family transporter: MKSTTLYHRVFLLLLCLVTAGFLVILWPFWAAVFWGVVLAVLFSPLHQRLLARMPNRRNLAALTTLALCLVIVILPLVAIGASLVREAGLIYENLNTGEINIGAYFQQIMAALPSWALRALDSLGLASVTEVQDKLSSVAVQASKVAAAQAVGIGQNTLGFVVGFGVMLYLLFFLLRDGAQLARRIRYVFPLEPTHKTALASKFTTVVRATIKGNMVVAMSQGALGGLIFWILDIQGPVLWAVVMAFLSLLPAVGAGLIWGPVAIYFLATGDVVKGSVLAAYGVLVIGLVDNVLRPLLVGKDTKMPDYIVLISTLGGMALFGLTGFVVGPLIAALFISVWDLFGQDLKPGADGAPPLPPQQ, from the coding sequence ATGAAAAGCACTACCCTCTACCACCGCGTCTTTCTCCTGCTGCTGTGCCTGGTCACTGCCGGCTTCCTGGTCATCCTTTGGCCATTCTGGGCCGCCGTGTTCTGGGGCGTCGTACTGGCGGTGCTGTTTTCCCCGCTGCACCAGCGGCTGCTGGCACGCATGCCGAACCGGCGCAACCTCGCGGCGCTGACCACGCTGGCCCTGTGCCTGGTGATCGTGATCCTGCCGCTGGTGGCCATCGGCGCCTCGCTGGTGCGCGAGGCCGGGCTGATCTACGAGAACCTCAACACCGGCGAGATCAACATCGGCGCCTACTTCCAGCAGATCATGGCGGCCCTGCCCTCCTGGGCGCTGCGCGCGCTCGACAGCCTGGGCCTGGCGTCGGTCACCGAAGTCCAGGACAAGCTGTCGAGCGTGGCCGTGCAGGCCAGCAAGGTCGCCGCGGCCCAGGCCGTCGGCATAGGTCAGAACACGCTGGGCTTCGTCGTCGGCTTCGGCGTCATGCTGTATCTGCTGTTCTTCCTGCTGCGCGACGGCGCCCAGCTCGCGCGCCGCATCCGCTACGTGTTTCCGCTCGAACCCACGCACAAGACCGCACTGGCCAGCAAGTTCACCACCGTGGTGCGCGCGACCATCAAGGGCAACATGGTCGTCGCCATGTCGCAGGGCGCGCTCGGCGGACTGATCTTCTGGATCCTGGACATCCAGGGGCCGGTGCTGTGGGCCGTGGTCATGGCCTTCCTGTCGCTGCTGCCGGCCGTGGGTGCGGGCCTGATCTGGGGCCCGGTGGCGATCTATTTCCTGGCCACGGGCGATGTCGTCAAGGGCAGCGTGCTTGCGGCCTACGGCGTGCTGGTCATCGGCCTGGTCGACAACGTGCTGCGGCCGCTGCTGGTGGGCAAGGACACCAAGATGCCCGACTATATCGTGCTGATCTCCACGCTCGGCGGCATGGCGCTGTTCGGCCTGACGGGGTTTGTCGTGGGACCGCTGATCGCGGCGCTGTTCATCTCGGTATGGGATCTGTTCGGGCAGGACCTCAAACCCGGCGCCGACGGCGCGCCGCCGCTGCCGCCACAACAGTGA